Proteins from a single region of Candidatus Afararchaeum irisae:
- a CDS encoding enoyl-CoA hydratase-related protein: protein MSTIRQANEEYENFVVEYFAHDDGTVAEITVSNPPVNALNSTALNELNGIVDEIEEEADAAVITGEGTTAFVAGADIEEFLEQDEADDVEAMCETAHTAFDKIESLDIPVVSAVNGVALGGGNELQMSTHYTVVDGDAEFGQPEINLYIIPGYGGTQRLPRLAYDENGDEGYKQAAYMILNGRNYSADEALEMGFVDEVVDKEAAVNRAHDLAYGYITGEDDTLEDAHSQRQSDRERWESGDDYPDLSDDAEYSRILTQSEEFGRTPAVEAAVEAIEEGFENGISDGLEAEGELFGEVVVDDDLGKTGIQDFLDGSSNPLPLKPHNPPLVPDEETKEELIEDGVVLPPDSPFYPGATPVPDYQLAWALTGDEETGEPDHGEPVEDGAEKEVVVPVEEPGPNDALLYMLTSEVNYNDVWAITGIPVSTYKNYDKDYHITGSGGLALVAETGQALKEEGRIEVGDLVHVYAGQFDVLSPNVGRDPMDAGFEIQGYQTPDGSHQQFMVAQGPQLFKPPQNLDLTEAGSYILTMGTIYRALFTNLDVEPDKNIFIEGASTGTGRDAVMMASSRGLNVTGLVSSDERAERAKGAGAHAAINRKQEALEDAMHMVPNDPDEWDDWVEAGQPLLDEYREKNDGDLADYVISHAGAHAFSRSYQLLDDGGRLAFYGASTGYEMAFIGKGGESTPEEMYRRADLRAGEGVMVWYGTPEDVEGVEDEVGEEAIEAAIDNDARVAVVTETDEQKEYVEDSYDVEGVVSLDEIDEESDRFEWLDTMPQLPGPSNPDELSAAIGDYMNKMFKPIGIAVGQILKTPDNPRGNPEVIFERAGQNTLSASTMMCSSYMGKVVFSEEMEGDRYSFYAPQVWMRQRRIYMPSTEIFGTHMKNQYEVKQMNSAIEQGIFEIPETHLTPWDEAPVAHQEMWDNVHEEGSYVINHALPEDGLETKEELLETWEEEWS from the coding sequence ATGTCAACAATAAGACAAGCTAACGAGGAGTACGAGAACTTCGTGGTCGAGTACTTCGCCCACGACGACGGAACAGTCGCAGAGATAACAGTTTCGAACCCGCCCGTCAACGCCCTCAACTCGACGGCTCTCAACGAGCTTAACGGGATAGTCGACGAGATAGAGGAGGAAGCCGACGCAGCGGTCATCACGGGTGAGGGAACCACGGCTTTCGTCGCGGGAGCCGACATAGAGGAGTTCCTCGAACAGGACGAAGCCGACGACGTCGAGGCGATGTGCGAGACAGCACACACAGCCTTCGACAAGATAGAGAGCCTCGACATCCCCGTAGTCTCCGCAGTCAACGGAGTCGCGCTCGGAGGAGGAAACGAGCTCCAGATGTCGACCCATTACACGGTCGTCGACGGAGACGCCGAGTTCGGACAGCCCGAGATCAACCTGTATATAATACCCGGATACGGAGGCACACAGCGTCTTCCGAGACTCGCCTACGACGAGAACGGCGACGAGGGATACAAGCAGGCTGCCTACATGATCCTCAACGGCAGGAACTACTCCGCCGATGAGGCTCTCGAGATGGGATTCGTCGACGAGGTAGTCGACAAGGAAGCCGCCGTCAACAGAGCACACGACCTCGCCTACGGCTACATCACGGGAGAAGACGATACTCTCGAAGACGCACACTCCCAGAGACAGTCCGACCGTGAGCGGTGGGAGTCGGGAGACGACTACCCCGACCTATCCGACGACGCCGAGTACAGCCGTATACTCACACAGTCGGAGGAGTTCGGACGTACACCCGCAGTCGAAGCCGCAGTCGAGGCTATCGAAGAGGGATTCGAGAACGGAATATCCGACGGACTCGAAGCAGAGGGAGAGCTCTTCGGTGAGGTCGTCGTCGACGATGACCTCGGTAAGACGGGTATACAGGACTTCCTCGACGGGAGTTCGAACCCGCTTCCCCTCAAGCCCCACAACCCCCCGCTCGTCCCCGACGAGGAGACGAAGGAGGAGCTCATAGAGGACGGCGTCGTACTTCCGCCCGACTCACCCTTCTACCCCGGAGCGACTCCCGTTCCCGACTATCAGCTCGCGTGGGCACTCACGGGAGACGAGGAGACGGGAGAGCCCGACCACGGTGAGCCCGTCGAGGACGGAGCCGAGAAGGAAGTCGTCGTGCCTGTCGAGGAGCCGGGTCCCAACGACGCCCTCCTCTACATGCTGACGTCTGAGGTCAACTACAACGATGTCTGGGCTATAACGGGAATACCCGTCTCGACCTACAAGAACTACGACAAGGACTACCACATAACCGGATCGGGAGGTCTCGCTCTCGTCGCCGAGACGGGACAGGCTCTCAAGGAAGAGGGACGTATAGAGGTAGGCGACCTCGTCCACGTCTATGCGGGACAGTTCGACGTCCTCTCGCCCAACGTCGGACGCGACCCGATGGACGCCGGATTCGAGATACAGGGATACCAGACCCCCGACGGGTCGCACCAGCAGTTCATGGTCGCACAGGGTCCCCAGCTCTTCAAGCCTCCCCAGAATCTCGACCTCACCGAGGCGGGAAGCTACATACTCACGATGGGTACGATCTACCGTGCCCTCTTCACCAACCTCGACGTCGAGCCCGACAAGAACATATTCATAGAGGGAGCTTCGACGGGTACGGGAAGAGACGCAGTCATGATGGCTTCGTCACGTGGACTCAACGTCACGGGGCTCGTCTCGAGCGACGAACGTGCTGAGAGAGCCAAGGGAGCAGGTGCTCACGCCGCGATCAACAGGAAGCAGGAGGCTCTCGAAGACGCGATGCATATGGTTCCGAACGACCCTGACGAGTGGGACGACTGGGTCGAAGCGGGTCAGCCTCTCCTCGACGAGTACCGTGAGAAGAACGACGGCGACCTCGCCGACTACGTCATATCACACGCCGGAGCGCACGCCTTCTCGCGTTCGTACCAGCTCCTCGACGACGGCGGACGTCTCGCCTTCTACGGAGCCTCGACGGGATACGAGATGGCGTTTATCGGAAAGGGTGGCGAGTCGACTCCCGAGGAGATGTACAGACGTGCCGACCTCCGCGCCGGAGAGGGCGTCATGGTCTGGTACGGTACGCCCGAGGACGTCGAGGGCGTAGAGGACGAGGTCGGAGAGGAAGCCATAGAGGCGGCTATAGACAACGACGCACGTGTGGCTGTTGTCACAGAGACCGACGAACAGAAGGAGTACGTCGAGGACAGCTACGACGTCGAGGGCGTCGTATCACTCGACGAGATAGACGAAGAGAGCGACAGGTTCGAGTGGCTCGACACGATGCCCCAGCTTCCGGGTCCGAGCAACCCCGACGAGCTCTCGGCGGCTATCGGCGACTACATGAACAAGATGTTCAAGCCGATAGGTATCGCGGTGGGTCAGATACTCAAGACCCCCGACAACCCGCGTGGAAACCCCGAGGTCATATTCGAGAGAGCGGGACAGAACACACTCTCCGCCTCGACTATGATGTGTTCGTCGTACATGGGTAAGGTCGTCTTCTCCGAGGAGATGGAAGGAGACCGTTACTCGTTCTACGCGCCTCAGGTCTGGATGCGTCAGAGACGTATCTACATGCCGTCGACCGAGATATTCGGTACGCACATGAAGAACCAGTACGAGGTCAAGCAGATGAACTCCGCAATAGAGCAGGGCATCTTCGAGATACCCGAGACGCATCTCACGCCTTGGGACGAGGCTCCCGTCGCTCACCAGGAGATGTGGGACAACGTCCACGAGGAAGGCTCGTACGTCATAAACCACGCTCTCCCCGAGGACGGTCTTGAGACGAAGGAAGAGCTTCTCGAGACGTGGGAAGAAGAGTGGAGCTAA
- a CDS encoding helix-turn-helix domain-containing protein: MPIDIESFEEDSETELRSEGKTNSEEILSFLASNPDKAYTPKEIHEETGVARGTVGVVLSRLEKRDLVRHRGEYWAVGDVEDLDKTLTSMSVSRAVTQRLGAEDPEEWGRGVESETENP, from the coding sequence ATGCCCATCGACATAGAGAGCTTCGAGGAGGACTCGGAGACTGAGCTACGTTCCGAGGGGAAGACTAACTCCGAGGAGATACTCTCTTTCTTAGCCTCGAACCCCGATAAGGCATACACTCCGAAGGAGATACACGAAGAAACCGGTGTCGCAAGGGGAACTGTCGGCGTCGTTCTGTCGCGTCTGGAGAAGAGGGATCTCGTCCGTCACCGCGGAGAGTACTGGGCAGTAGGTGATGTCGAGGATCTCGACAAGACACTGACTTCGATGTCGGTGTCACGTGCTGTGACACAGCGTCTCGGAGCCGAAGACCCCGAGGAATGGGGTCGCGGCGTCGAGTCTGAGACGGAGAACCCATAG
- a CDS encoding DUF5786 family protein — MGSYDESEQQKHEGKVDENVGENDQITTESYDGDVSYETPEADELLERFKNDVQDEE, encoded by the coding sequence ATGGGCTCCTACGATGAGAGCGAACAGCAGAAACACGAGGGAAAGGTCGACGAGAACGTCGGGGAGAACGACCAGATAACTACTGAGTCTTACGATGGGGACGTCTCGTACGAGACTCCCGAGGCGGACGAGCTTCTGGAGAGGTTCAAGAACGACGTACAGGACGAAGAGTAG
- a CDS encoding NAD(+)/NADH kinase, whose amino-acid sequence MRIGIVSHYVRDSDGDTAKERVDLSEEVVTRIAEFLDGEGIEYTFNKGTGRALGSEDAVAIDQMDADVIVTVGGDGTILRTIRQLRDPVPVLGINTGRVGFLAHVDPTDAVEAVAEVLEGFETESRARLGIELNGTKLPPGLNETVIVTSRPAKIMEFDVYHAGEHVESVRSDGIVAATPTGSTAYSMSAGGPLVDPSVEAFLVVPLAPFRMNTVPWVLDSEDETVIEPRRAEREGAVVIDGSHITNIEPGDEIRFTRAEKDALFVKTEKTFFDNVREKLL is encoded by the coding sequence ATGAGGATAGGCATTGTCTCACACTACGTACGTGACTCCGACGGCGACACTGCGAAGGAACGTGTCGATCTATCGGAGGAGGTCGTGACACGTATAGCCGAGTTCCTCGACGGGGAGGGGATCGAGTACACCTTTAACAAGGGAACCGGACGCGCGCTCGGATCGGAGGACGCAGTCGCGATAGACCAGATGGACGCCGACGTCATAGTAACTGTCGGAGGCGACGGCACTATACTCAGAACCATAAGACAGCTACGTGATCCCGTCCCCGTTCTCGGGATCAACACGGGACGTGTCGGCTTCCTCGCCCACGTCGACCCCACCGACGCAGTCGAAGCAGTCGCCGAGGTTCTCGAAGGCTTCGAGACCGAGAGCCGTGCACGTCTCGGGATAGAGCTAAACGGAACTAAGCTACCTCCGGGACTCAACGAGACCGTGATAGTCACGTCACGTCCCGCGAAGATAATGGAGTTCGACGTCTACCACGCGGGTGAACACGTCGAGTCGGTGAGATCCGACGGCATAGTCGCGGCGACACCGACGGGGTCGACCGCCTACTCGATGAGTGCGGGTGGTCCCCTCGTAGATCCGAGCGTCGAGGCTTTCCTCGTCGTACCTCTCGCTCCGTTCCGTATGAACACCGTACCGTGGGTTCTCGACTCGGAGGACGAGACTGTGATAGAGCCCAGGAGAGCCGAGAGGGAGGGCGCAGTAGTCATAGATGGATCACATATCACCAACATTGAGCCTGGAGACGAGATACGGTTTACGCGAGCCGAGAAGGACGCTCTCTTCGTCAAGACTGAGAAGACCTTCTTCGACAACGTGAGGGAGAAGCTTCTGTAA
- a CDS encoding VOC family protein: MVGGYIDHTMIRVEDREESIEWYREMLDWVVHREVNADGFDLIFMGPEDVDDDQHLIEMTYNHPDPETGEKQTYDFGDAWGHFAIAVDDVYEAYDELMERGVDDYRDPDSCGGSYAFVKDPDGHEIELVERDVEDPF; the protein is encoded by the coding sequence ATGGTAGGAGGCTACATCGACCACACGATGATAAGGGTTGAGGACAGGGAAGAGAGCATCGAGTGGTACCGTGAGATGCTCGACTGGGTCGTCCACAGGGAGGTCAACGCCGACGGATTCGACCTAATATTCATGGGTCCTGAGGACGTCGACGACGACCAGCATCTCATAGAGATGACTTACAACCACCCCGACCCCGAGACGGGAGAGAAACAGACTTACGACTTCGGAGACGCGTGGGGGCATTTCGCCATAGCGGTTGACGACGTCTACGAGGCTTACGACGAGCTCATGGAACGCGGCGTCGACGACTACCGTGACCCCGATTCGTGTGGCGGCTCTTACGCCTTCGTCAAGGATCCAGACGGACACGAGATAGAGCTAGTCGAGAGGGACGTCGAAGACCCCTTCTAA
- the hpt gene encoding hypoxanthine/guanine phosphoribosyltransferase has translation MERLRESLLNAPVVSKGDYDYFVHPITDGIPLLEPSLLREIVTGILRKSEVEKADKIVAPEAMGIHISTAVSLATDVPVVVVRKRGYGLEGETQVRQTTGYSENEMYINNVNEGDTVVLLDDVVSTGGTLSSIVGALEDIGADVADVVTVIQKRSDERELDTKFKSLIEVDVVDGEVEILSDTTDTDS, from the coding sequence ATGGAAAGGCTCAGAGAGTCGCTTCTCAACGCTCCCGTGGTCTCGAAGGGAGACTACGACTACTTCGTCCATCCGATCACCGACGGCATACCTCTTCTCGAACCGTCTCTTCTCCGCGAGATCGTGACGGGGATTCTGCGTAAGTCAGAGGTCGAGAAGGCGGACAAGATAGTTGCCCCTGAGGCGATGGGTATACATATCTCGACCGCTGTCTCGCTCGCGACCGACGTCCCTGTCGTCGTCGTGAGGAAGAGGGGATACGGCTTAGAGGGTGAGACACAGGTGCGCCAGACGACGGGCTACTCCGAGAACGAGATGTACATAAACAACGTCAACGAGGGTGACACCGTCGTGCTCCTCGACGACGTCGTCTCGACGGGTGGCACACTTTCGTCTATCGTCGGAGCACTCGAAGACATAGGTGCTGACGTAGCCGACGTCGTGACAGTTATACAGAAGAGGTCGGACGAGAGAGAACTAGATACCAAGTTCAAGAGCCTCATAGAGGTTGACGTAGTCGACGGAGAGGTCGAGATACTCAGCGATACTACTGACACCGATTCCTAA
- a CDS encoding bifunctional fructose-bisphosphatase/inositol-phosphate phosphatase produces MIPGTEMERLCEEVGDAVESSVSKIDGERADEVVGTGADGTPTKYIDRTAEDAALEVLEEYGDLRVISEEVGEVVYGDPEFTVVLDPVDGTYNASVGIPLYTVSVCIADGRTTQDAEYGYVRELRCDERFTARRGEGAYLDGERIEMSDDTDLHRMSVGIYNTHRVDVSNFKRLRVLGSASLEMSYAAADRLDAFMDLRSKLRVVDFAASKLIVEEAGGVVTDSDGGEIEMRLRPDECSDVVASTPEIHPEVLDEVTDG; encoded by the coding sequence ATGATACCCGGAACCGAGATGGAGAGACTGTGTGAGGAGGTCGGCGACGCCGTCGAGTCGAGCGTCTCGAAGATAGACGGTGAGAGAGCCGACGAGGTCGTCGGAACCGGAGCCGACGGAACCCCGACGAAGTACATAGACAGGACTGCGGAGGACGCCGCACTCGAAGTCTTAGAGGAGTACGGCGACCTCAGGGTCATAAGCGAGGAGGTCGGCGAGGTCGTCTACGGAGACCCCGAGTTCACTGTCGTACTTGACCCCGTCGACGGAACCTACAACGCCTCCGTCGGAATACCTCTCTATACCGTCTCGGTCTGTATCGCCGACGGAAGAACTACACAGGACGCCGAGTACGGCTACGTCAGAGAGCTCAGATGTGACGAGCGTTTCACAGCGCGGAGAGGAGAAGGAGCCTACTTAGACGGCGAGAGGATAGAGATGTCAGACGACACGGATCTACACAGAATGAGCGTTGGCATATACAACACACACAGAGTCGACGTATCGAACTTCAAACGTCTCAGGGTCTTGGGATCGGCGAGTCTCGAGATGTCGTACGCCGCCGCAGACCGTCTCGACGCTTTCATGGATCTACGTTCGAAGCTACGTGTCGTAGACTTCGCCGCCTCGAAGCTCATAGTCGAGGAGGCGGGGGGTGTAGTCACCGACTCCGACGGCGGCGAGATAGAGATGCGCTTACGTCCCGACGAGTGCTCCGACGTCGTCGCGTCGACTCCGGAGATACATCCCGAAGTCCTCGACGAGGTGACCGACGGATGA
- a CDS encoding DUF2250 domain-containing protein, translating to MKMTDEDNQLSADERRVLRHIEDEGEAYQSQIWKELDISSKKASRIVSKLADAGLVEREEAVYEGNRTYVVRPVRQSLDYSLLMAGDMISPFIGTEEEVDPISSDAFTQWILELSHEEAG from the coding sequence ATGAAGATGACCGACGAAGACAACCAACTCAGCGCCGACGAGAGGAGGGTGTTACGACACATAGAAGACGAGGGCGAAGCCTATCAGAGTCAGATCTGGAAGGAGCTCGATATCAGCAGCAAGAAGGCGAGCCGTATAGTCTCAAAGCTCGCCGACGCGGGTCTCGTCGAGCGCGAGGAGGCGGTCTACGAGGGCAACAGGACTTACGTCGTGAGACCCGTGCGTCAGAGCCTTGACTACTCGCTCCTGATGGCGGGCGACATGATCTCGCCCTTCATAGGAACCGAGGAAGAGGTCGACCCGATAAGCTCAGACGCCTTCACACAGTGGATACTCGAACTCAGCCACGAGGAGGCTGGATAA
- a CDS encoding type II toxin-antitoxin system PemK/MazF family toxin: MPNDYGYGEVWWGPALHKSSPAYRPWLIISDERHPFSKDECIVLAMTSQTHSEGIEVQDTDWVRGGSDKDSYVSPWYVTTVKKRDLDSQQGELRAATVEKAVGKLSRYIEV, encoded by the coding sequence ATGCCTAACGACTACGGATATGGTGAAGTCTGGTGGGGTCCTGCACTACATAAGTCGTCTCCTGCCTACCGACCCTGGCTGATAATAAGCGATGAAAGACATCCTTTCTCGAAGGACGAATGTATCGTGCTCGCTATGACTTCTCAGACACATTCCGAAGGAATCGAAGTACAGGACACTGACTGGGTTCGAGGAGGCTCCGACAAGGACTCGTATGTCTCACCCTGGTACGTGACTACGGTCAAGAAACGTGACCTCGACAGCCAACAGGGCGAACTTAGGGCGGCTACTGTCGAGAAAGCAGTCGGTAAGCTGAGTAGATATATAGAGGTCTGA
- a CDS encoding ABC transporter ATP-binding protein, translated as MPLAIETEGLEKEYGDLKALEGVDIEVEDGEFFGLLGPNGAGKTTFINILVGLVKKSRGEARVFGYDVEDDYQKVRDIVGIAPQEFNVDRFFSIQEVLEHKAGYHGVASDEATRRAEKALRTVGIYDKRDTRFDWLSGGMKRRFMLARAMVTDPDLLILDEPTAGVDVQLRHDLWDIIREMNQDGTTILLTTHYIEEAERLCERVAILDEGEKIEVASPDDLTDRGVDRLRFRLRETPEEAPSVCRDNPQVVGTELRDGEVVVESDCCGEVAPEVIKELESEGHEILDMEMSRTSLEEIFVDMTREETDSEAEAEGRC; from the coding sequence ATGCCTCTTGCTATAGAGACTGAAGGTCTGGAGAAGGAGTACGGCGACCTCAAGGCACTTGAGGGCGTCGACATAGAGGTCGAGGACGGCGAGTTCTTCGGTCTTCTGGGACCCAACGGCGCGGGGAAGACCACTTTCATCAACATACTCGTCGGACTCGTCAAGAAGAGCCGCGGTGAGGCGAGGGTCTTCGGCTACGACGTTGAGGACGACTACCAGAAGGTGCGTGACATAGTGGGTATCGCGCCCCAGGAGTTCAACGTCGACCGTTTCTTCTCGATACAGGAAGTTCTCGAACACAAGGCGGGATACCACGGTGTCGCGAGCGACGAGGCGACGAGGAGGGCGGAGAAGGCTCTCCGAACCGTCGGGATATACGACAAACGTGACACGAGGTTCGACTGGCTCTCGGGGGGTATGAAGAGGAGGTTCATGCTCGCACGTGCGATGGTCACCGATCCCGACCTCCTCATACTCGACGAGCCCACCGCGGGGGTCGACGTACAGCTAAGACACGACCTCTGGGACATAATACGTGAGATGAATCAGGACGGTACGACTATACTCCTCACGACCCATTACATAGAGGAGGCGGAACGTCTCTGTGAGCGCGTCGCGATACTCGATGAGGGCGAGAAGATAGAGGTCGCGAGCCCCGACGATCTCACCGACAGAGGGGTCGACAGGCTGAGGTTCAGGCTCAGGGAGACGCCCGAAGAGGCTCCGTCGGTCTGCCGTGACAATCCCCAAGTCGTCGGAACAGAGCTACGTGACGGCGAGGTCGTCGTCGAGTCGGACTGCTGTGGCGAGGTTGCCCCCGAGGTCATAAAGGAACTCGAATCAGAGGGACACGAGATACTCGACATGGAGATGTCACGGACTTCTCTCGAAGAGATATTCGTCGACATGACTAGGGAGGAGACAGACTCCGAAGCAGAAGCCGAGGGGAGGTGTTAG
- a CDS encoding 5,10-methylenetetrahydromethanopterin reductase, with translation MDSLEIELVAEEPVDELVELSEVAEEEGFEGIWITDHYNNRNPIVALTAIARATDEIGIGTGITNPYYAHPAWTASAMATLDEMSDGRVRFGLGPGDPNTLKALDVERESPLYEVLDAVKLSRGLFRGESMDVDGLANGAKLNYDSRDIPVYIGAQGPNMLRMAADHGDGILINASHPDDFKWSLEQIGETDAEIVAYTSFSVDEDPEKAAEAARQPVSFVASASPPPVLDRHDVDKEIADEIGEKIEEGDFSEAFSLVTPNMLDSFSVHGTPDDCRKQVDELFEVGVDTVVVGSPLGPDPESAIRLAADALD, from the coding sequence ATGGACAGTCTCGAAATAGAGCTCGTAGCCGAGGAACCCGTCGACGAACTCGTCGAACTCTCCGAGGTCGCAGAGGAGGAGGGCTTTGAGGGAATCTGGATCACCGACCATTACAACAACAGGAACCCCATCGTGGCTCTAACAGCTATAGCGCGTGCGACAGACGAGATAGGGATAGGAACGGGGATCACCAACCCCTACTACGCACATCCGGCGTGGACTGCGAGCGCGATGGCGACACTCGACGAGATGAGCGACGGAAGGGTGCGTTTCGGCTTAGGACCCGGGGATCCTAACACTCTCAAGGCGCTCGACGTCGAGAGGGAGTCTCCCTTATACGAAGTACTCGACGCCGTCAAGCTCTCGCGGGGTCTCTTCCGTGGCGAGAGTATGGACGTAGACGGTCTCGCAAACGGAGCGAAGCTCAACTACGACTCACGTGATATCCCCGTCTACATAGGTGCTCAGGGTCCCAACATGCTCAGAATGGCGGCGGATCACGGCGACGGAATACTCATAAACGCGTCACATCCCGACGACTTCAAGTGGTCTCTCGAACAGATAGGCGAGACAGATGCTGAGATAGTCGCCTACACCTCGTTCTCCGTAGACGAGGATCCCGAGAAGGCGGCGGAGGCGGCACGTCAGCCCGTCTCTTTCGTCGCGTCGGCGTCGCCCCCGCCTGTACTCGACAGACACGACGTAGACAAGGAGATCGCCGACGAGATAGGCGAGAAGATTGAGGAGGGCGATTTCTCGGAGGCGTTCTCTCTCGTGACACCTAACATGCTCGACTCGTTCTCAGTCCACGGCACCCCTGACGACTGCAGAAAGCAGGTCGACGAACTCTTCGAGGTCGGCGTAGACACCGTAGTCGTGGGATCGCCCCTCGGTCCCGACCCCGAGTCTGCGATACGTCTCGCCGCCGACGCTCTCGACTGA
- a CDS encoding ABC transporter permease has product MSVASRGFVTLLRRETMRYLRRPRNTFVPPLITNILYFSVFGVILGGRIDEIQGFSYILFILPGLIVLGMISNSFENSSFSIFHGRWNEYIHEVITSPLSYTEMVLAYILSSALRGVLIGILIGIVGAFFTPVSFAHPVYIVGFICVISLLFASLGVIGGLWAEDFDYLTVMNQFIVRPLVFFGGVFYSLEILPSPWDTVSLLNPMVYMVNGLRYGMIGYSDVDPNAAFVVLSVLTAVVIGVDVYLFRRGYGFTE; this is encoded by the coding sequence GTGTCTGTAGCATCTAGGGGGTTCGTGACACTCCTGAGACGCGAGACGATGAGATATCTCAGGAGACCCCGGAACACGTTCGTGCCGCCTCTCATCACCAACATACTCTACTTCTCAGTCTTCGGAGTCATACTCGGAGGACGCATAGACGAGATACAGGGCTTCTCGTACATACTCTTCATTCTCCCGGGTCTGATAGTCCTCGGCATGATCTCGAACTCGTTCGAGAACTCGTCTTTCTCAATCTTCCACGGCAGATGGAACGAGTACATACACGAGGTCATAACCTCGCCTCTCTCCTATACGGAGATGGTTCTCGCCTACATACTTTCGAGCGCGTTGAGGGGCGTCCTGATAGGAATCCTGATCGGTATCGTCGGAGCCTTCTTCACACCCGTTAGCTTCGCGCATCCCGTCTACATCGTCGGCTTCATCTGCGTAATCTCACTCCTCTTCGCGTCGCTCGGCGTGATAGGAGGACTCTGGGCGGAGGACTTCGACTACCTCACCGTGATGAACCAGTTCATAGTCCGTCCCCTCGTCTTCTTCGGCGGAGTCTTCTACTCGTTAGAGATACTCCCGTCGCCGTGGGACACAGTCTCTCTCCTCAACCCGATGGTCTACATGGTCAACGGTCTGCGTTACGGAATGATAGGCTACTCCGACGTCGATCCCAACGCCGCCTTCGTCGTACTCTCGGTACTCACCGCTGTCGTAATAGGCGTCGACGTCTACCTCTTCAGAAGAGGCTACGGATTCACGGAGTGA